One part of the Lycium ferocissimum isolate CSIRO_LF1 chromosome 8, AGI_CSIRO_Lferr_CH_V1, whole genome shotgun sequence genome encodes these proteins:
- the LOC132067168 gene encoding protein POOR HOMOLOGOUS SYNAPSIS 1 yields MAGSEYSGAAPIASSMSMTSVTKEEWEVEYARFIQCPAFPPQYSSLVSLRKGGKWISSSSLLSLKLRSTNTFGGFILVLSLRHRILEEHYISRLMFSWPQVSCVSGFPARGSRAVLVSYRDSVGQIQKFVLRFLTIYEIENFMNVLKEKLDNASPQALRCDDFDSVLSSQSEFIPLDGASHWDNIGWGCAASGDSTPHHMPLTLAPEFSQDLHTEEMKLSREAEDIVSAFPPSFTSFLMNCCPEVDQAAAQSSMTKEVDLKDQIAKYLEDSSFLDMLVKVDKIFRELGDNTVL; encoded by the exons atggcGGGATCAGAATATTCAGGGGCAGCACCAATAGCGTCATCAATGTCAATGACGAGCGTAACAAAGGAGGAGTGGGAAGTTGAATACGCTCGTTTCATTCAGTGTCCAGCTTTTCCTCCTCAGTACTCGTCTCTGGTCTCTCTCCGTAAAGGCGGCAAATGGATCTCATCTTCCTCTCTCCTTTCTCTCAAACTCCGTAGCACCAATACCTTTGGGGGTTTCATTCTCGTCCTCTCTCTCCGTCATCGAATCCTT GAAGAGCATTACATTTCACGGTTGATGTTCTCGTGGCCTCAGGTCTCATGTGTATCTGGTTTTCCAGCAAGGGGAAGTAGAGCTGTCCTCGTTAGTTATAGGGATTCTGTTGGCCAG ATTCAGAAATTTGTCCTGCGGTTTTTGACAATCTACGAGATAGAAAATTTCatgaatgttttaaag GAAAAGTTGGACAATGCAAGCCCTCAAGCTCTTCGATGTGATGACTTTGATTCAGTATTATCTTCTCAATCTGAGTTTATTCCTTTGGATGGAGCTTCACACTG GGACAACATAGGATGGGGATGTGCAGCTTCAGGTGACTCTACTCCTCATCATATGCCCCTGACCTTGGCACCTGAATTTTCTCAAGATTTGCATACAGAGGAAATGAAACTAAGTCGCGAAGCTGAGGATATTGTTTCAGCTTTTCCTCCCAGTTTCACATCCTTCTTGATGAACTGCTGCCCTGAAGTTGATCAAG CTGCTGCACAGTCAAGTATGACGAAGGAGGTTGACCTTAAAGACCAAATTGCG AAATATCTAGAGGACTCTTCATTCCTAG ATATGCTAGTCAAAGTTGATAAAATCTTCCGTGAATTGGGAGATAATACAGTACTGTAG